A segment of the Candidatus Methylomirabilota bacterium genome:
AGAAGGGCTCGAGGTCGGGCAGCATGACGGAGGAGTCTTCGACCGAGCCGCCGTGGATCCAGACGATCGCAGGCTTTCGCGGATCACCAGCCTCCCGCCAGTGGATCCGGACGCCGTTGGGGAGCCGCGTCTCAGGCAGGAGAGAGGCGCCGCTCGACGTGCCGCGCGTAGCGAGACATGGAGTAGGTGCAGATCCAGTACACGACGGCGATGAAGAGGTAGAGCTCGAAGGGACGGACCTCGCGATTGTTCACGACCTGCGCGGCCTTGGTCAGATCCATGAAACCGATGATCGAGGCCAGGGACGTGTCTTTGAACAGGACGATGAACTGGGTCACCAGGGACGGGATCATGTTCTTGAGCGCCTGGGGCAGGATCACGTACCGGGTGGTCTGGGTGGCCGTCAGTCCGACGGCGGTGGCCGCCTCCACCTGCCCGCGCGGCACGGACTGCACCCCGGCCCGCACGATCTCGCCGAGGTAGGCTGCCTCGAAGACCACGAAGGCGATGAGGGCCACCCAGTACTCCGGAATGGGACGCTTGAGCGCGATGGGCACCACGAACCACATCCAGAAGATGACCATGACGAGGGGCACGCCTCGGAAGAACTCCACGTAGAGGGTGGCGGGCATGCTGACCCAGCGCCGGCTCGACAGACGTCCGAGCCCGATGAAGATGCCCAGGATGAAGCCGAAGATGATGGCGGGGATGGCCAGGCGCACCGTGCCGCCCACGAACTTCCCGATGCCCAGGAAGCCCTGGAGGATCAGGAAGTCCCAGTTGCGCCAGATGACGCCGAGATCGAAGCCGAGGAGCATCAGCGCCGCCGCCGGCTGCCGCTCGTGATGAGGCCGGGGATGGCCGTCCTCCGCTCGATCCAGCTCATCAGCGAGGCCAGGGACACGCAGAGCACGAGGTAGATGAGGGTGCCCGCGGTGAGGGCCTCGATGGCCTTGGCCGTGTACGTCTCGATCTGGCGGGTCTGGAAGGTCAGCTCGGCCACGCTGATGGTCAGCGCCACCGAGGAGTTCTTGAGCAGGTTCAGCGACTCGTTGGTGCCGGGCGGGATGATGAGCCGGAGCGCGATGGGCAAGATGACGTAGCGATAGGCCTGGAACACCGTGAGTCCGGAGGCCACGGAGGCTTCCATCAGGGTCTTGGGGATGGCCTGGATGCCGGAGCGCAGTACCTCCGAGAAGCGCGCGCCGCTGTAGACGCCCAGGGCCACGACGGCCGCCCAGAATTCCAGGCTGTGGTCATTGAGCCACTCGCGCGGGGTGTCGGGCAGGGTCGGCGGCACCGCGAAGTACCAGAAGAACATCCACACGAGGAGGGGCACGTTGCGGAAGAACTCCACGT
Coding sequences within it:
- a CDS encoding amino acid ABC transporter permease; the encoded protein is MLLGFDLGVIWRNWDFLILQGFLGIGKFVGGTVRLAIPAIIFGFILGIFIGLGRLSSRRWVSMPATLYVEFFRGVPLVMVIFWMWFVVPIALKRPIPEYWVALIAFVVFEAAYLGEIVRAGVQSVPRGQVEAATAVGLTATQTTRYVILPQALKNMIPSLVTQFIVLFKDTSLASIIGFMDLTKAAQVVNNREVRPFELYLFIAVVYWICTYSMSRYARHVERRLSPA
- a CDS encoding amino acid ABC transporter permease, giving the protein MNYTFNWSVLWTGQSGEWLLSGLLMTLKLSLVAWLLAVALGILSGALRTVAFRPLRVLATFYVEFFRNVPLLVWMFFWYFAVPPTLPDTPREWLNDHSLEFWAAVVALGVYSGARFSEVLRSGIQAIPKTLMEASVASGLTVFQAYRYVILPIALRLIIPPGTNESLNLLKNSSVALTISVAELTFQTRQIETYTAKAIEALTAGTLIYLVLCVSLASLMSWIERRTAIPGLITSGSRRRR